The following are encoded together in the Triticum dicoccoides isolate Atlit2015 ecotype Zavitan chromosome 6B, WEW_v2.0, whole genome shotgun sequence genome:
- the LOC119321533 gene encoding protein DMP2-like has protein sequence MATSSSPSSTAIQITPPTATKDVDDDNEIPVPDTVPPPTATPTMDRVMSGVANLAQLLPTGTVLAYQALSPSFTNHGKCETSNQWLTVALVAVLTVMCLFFSFTDSIVSRDGKLYYGVATPRGFNVFDFSKEDESHEWSRDQLRSLHLRPLDFVHSLFAAVLFLTVAFSDVGLQNCFFPDASRNAQELLKNLPLGMAFLSTVVFTIFPTKRKGIGFSDSTPRPKVDHLN, from the coding sequence atggcaacttcttcttctccctcgtccACGGCGATCCAGATAACTCCTCCGACCGCCACCAAGGACGTCGACGACGACAATGAGATACCAGTCCCGGACACGGTACCACCGCCAACGGCAACCCCTACCATGGACAGGGTCATGTCAGGCGTGGCAAACCTTGCGCAGCTCCTGCCGACGGGCACTGTGCTGGCATACCAGGCGCTAAGCCCGTCCTTCACCAACCACGGCAAGTGCGAGACCTCCAACCAGTGGCTCACCGTGGCGCTGGTCGCCGTCCTCACCGTCATGTGCCTCTTCTTTTCTTTTACCGACAGCATCGTCAGCCGTGACGGAAAGCTCTACTACGGCGTAGCCACTCCGCGCGGCTTCAACGTGTTCGACTTCTCCAAGGAGGACGAGAGCCATGAGTGGAGCAGGGACCAGCTCCGGAGTCTGCACCTCCGGCCGCTGGACTTTGTGCACTCCTTGTTCGCGGCCGTGCTTTTCCTGACGGTGGCGTTCAGTGACGTGGGGCTGCAGAACTGCTTCTTCCCGGACGCCAGCAGGAACGCCCAAGAGCTGCTCAAGAACCTGCCGCTCGGCATGGCGTTTCTATCCACAGTTGTGTTCACCATCTTCCCCACGAAAAGGAAGGGAATCGGATTCAGCGACTCCACTCCTCGCCCGAAGGTTGATCACTTAAATTAG
- the LOC119321534 gene encoding protein DMP3-like, which translates to MPTTGPTPATVMSSVANLAQLLPTGTVLAYQALSPSFTNHGKCETSNQWLTGVLVVVLAILCLFFSFTDSVVGRRDGKLYYGFATLHGFNVFNFSSEEERQEWDDLDQFGRLRLRPLDFVHTFFAAVVFLTVAFSDVGLQNCFFQDAGRNTEELLKNLPMGMAFLSSFVFIIFPTKRKGIGFSDTAPPQKVVHPIN; encoded by the coding sequence ATGCCTACCACAGGGCCTACACCGGCCACGGTCATGTCGAGCGTCGCGAACCTAGCTCAGCTCCTGCCAACCGGCACGGTGTTGGCATATCAGGCGTTATCGCCGTCCTTCACCAACCACGGCAAGTGCGAGACCTCCAACCAGTGGCTCACAGGGGTGCTGGTTGTCGTTCTTGCCATCTTGTGCCTCTTCTTCTCGTTCACCGACAGCGTTGTCGGTCGCCGCGATGGAAAGCTATACTATGGCTTCGCCACACTGCACGGCTTCAACGTTTTCAACTTCTCCAgcgaggaggagaggcaagagtggGACGATCTCGACCAATTCGGGAGGCTCCGCCTCCGACCACTGGACTTCGTGCACACCTTTTTCGCGGCGGTGGTTTTCCTCACGGTAGCTTTCAGCGACGTGGGGCTGCAGAATTGTTTCTTTCAGGACGCCGGCAGGAACACCGAGGAGCTGCTCAAGAATCTGCCCATGGGCATGGCGTTTCTCTCCAGTTTTGTGTTCATCATCTTCCCCACCAAAAGGAAGGGCATTGGATTCAGTGACACCGCTCCTCCCCAGAAGGTGGTCCATCCCATAAATTAG